A genomic stretch from Microbacterium proteolyticum includes:
- the hpaD gene encoding 3,4-dihydroxyphenylacetate 2,3-dioxygenase: MAKHTEEQKTSSGFWVTQEAPIVSDDPIPTPTSPAPDILRCAYMELVVTDLAASRVFYVDVLGLHVTEEDDEAIYLRSTEEFIHHNLVLRRGEVAAVAAFSYRVRSSDDLDKAVAFYEELGCDVRREPNGFTKGIGDSVRVVDPLGFPYEFFFDTEHQERLSWRYDLHSPGELVRLDHFNQITPDVPRAVNFMQALGFRVTEDIQDAEGTVYAAWMRRKPTVHDTAMTGGDGPRMHHVCFATHEKHNILAICDKLGALRRSDAIERGPGRHGVSNAFYLYLRDPDGHRVEVYTQDYYTGDPDNPVITWDVHDNQRRDWWGNPVVPSWYTDGSLVLDLDGHPQPVRAREDNSEMAVTIGADGFSYTRAPEPTASGSEFKLGNQL; encoded by the coding sequence ATGGCAAAGCACACCGAAGAACAGAAGACCTCCTCCGGGTTCTGGGTGACCCAGGAGGCCCCGATCGTCTCCGACGACCCGATCCCCACCCCCACCTCACCCGCGCCCGACATCCTGCGCTGCGCGTACATGGAGCTCGTGGTCACCGACCTCGCGGCATCCCGTGTCTTCTACGTCGACGTGCTGGGCCTGCACGTCACCGAGGAGGACGACGAGGCGATCTACCTCCGCTCCACCGAGGAGTTCATCCACCACAATCTCGTGCTGCGCCGGGGCGAGGTCGCCGCGGTCGCCGCGTTCTCGTATCGCGTGCGGTCGTCCGACGACCTCGACAAGGCGGTGGCGTTCTACGAGGAGCTCGGCTGCGACGTGCGCCGCGAGCCGAACGGCTTCACGAAGGGCATCGGCGACTCGGTGCGCGTGGTCGATCCGCTCGGCTTCCCGTACGAGTTCTTCTTCGACACCGAGCACCAGGAGCGCCTGTCGTGGCGCTACGACCTGCACTCCCCCGGCGAGCTCGTCCGCCTCGACCACTTCAACCAGATCACCCCCGACGTCCCGCGCGCGGTCAACTTCATGCAGGCCCTCGGCTTCCGCGTCACCGAAGACATTCAGGATGCCGAGGGCACGGTGTACGCCGCCTGGATGCGCCGCAAGCCCACCGTGCACGACACCGCCATGACCGGCGGCGACGGCCCGCGCATGCACCACGTGTGCTTCGCGACGCACGAGAAGCACAACATCCTCGCCATCTGCGACAAGCTCGGCGCCCTCCGCCGATCGGATGCCATCGAGCGCGGCCCCGGCCGCCACGGCGTCTCGAATGCGTTCTACCTGTACCTGCGCGACCCCGACGGTCACCGCGTCGAGGTCTACACGCAGGATTACTACACCGGCGATCCCGACAACCCCGTCATCACGTGGGACGTGCACGACAACCAGCGCCGCGACTGGTGGGGCAACCCCGTCGTCCCGTCGTGGTACACCGACGGCTCCCTCGTGCTCGACCTCGACGGCCACCCGCAGCCGGTCCGCGCCCGCGAGGACAACAGCGAGATGGCCGTGACCATCGGCGCCGACGGCTTCAGCTACACCCGCGCGCCCGAGCCCACGGCATCCGGTTCCGAGTTCAAGCTCGGCAACCAGCTCTAA
- a CDS encoding 2-keto-4-pentenoate hydratase: MLTDDQIDAIAAELAEADRTHSVIPRITARFPDATVDDSYRIQGRWRDTQLAAGRTLVGRKIGLTSKAMQQATGITEPDYGVMFDDTVYRSGDEIPVEHFSNVRIEVELAFVMKEPLAGPDCTLDDALAAIDYAVPALEVLNSHIELEGRTIVDTISDNAAYGAMVLGDVHKRQDEIDLRWVPGVLSRNGEIEETGVAAGVLGHPATGVAWLANKFSQHGARLEAGEIILAGSFTRPMWVSRGDDVFCDYGPMGTISCRFV; this comes from the coding sequence ATGCTCACCGACGACCAGATCGACGCCATTGCGGCCGAGCTCGCCGAGGCCGACCGCACCCACTCGGTCATCCCGCGCATCACGGCGAGATTCCCGGATGCCACGGTCGACGACTCGTACCGCATCCAGGGCCGCTGGCGCGACACGCAGCTCGCCGCGGGTCGCACGCTCGTGGGGCGCAAGATCGGCCTGACCTCCAAGGCCATGCAGCAGGCGACGGGCATCACCGAACCCGACTATGGCGTGATGTTCGACGACACCGTCTACCGCTCGGGCGACGAGATCCCCGTCGAGCACTTCTCCAACGTCCGCATCGAGGTCGAGCTCGCGTTCGTGATGAAGGAACCGCTCGCCGGCCCCGACTGCACCCTCGACGACGCCCTCGCCGCGATCGACTACGCCGTCCCCGCGCTCGAGGTGCTCAACTCGCACATCGAACTGGAGGGACGAACGATCGTCGACACGATCAGCGACAACGCCGCCTACGGCGCGATGGTGCTCGGCGATGTGCACAAGCGACAGGACGAGATCGACCTGCGCTGGGTTCCCGGCGTCCTGAGCCGCAACGGCGAGATCGAGGAGACCGGCGTCGCCGCGGGTGTGCTCGGCCACCCCGCGACCGGCGTCGCGTGGCTCGCCAACAAGTTCTCTCAGCACGGCGCCCGGCTGGAAGCGGGCGAGATCATCCTGGCAGGATCGTTCACGCGCCCGATGTGGGTGTCGCGGGGCGACGACGTCTTCTGCGACTACGGACCGATGGGAACGATCTCGTGCCGCTTCGTCTGA
- a CDS encoding helix-turn-helix transcriptional regulator: MTDAPALPSPASRALVIEHERVVAEQADRHAVTLESVLAILRSTRLDDRAARALAIEAAAAALVVLRTSTDSQRSALLEPVTGAFARLRSDLRPLVRHGDLDVQFVEPPTTGRALPGEVAHEARAIVRSAVLALLDRGAPHRVRIQWDCDGLNLLIGIRDDGEGRLTAHDDSLRPIVERVSALNGAFDVASTPGWGSELSVRLPLDPPARPDFLDDAVDLSPREREVLSLVVAGSRNRAIATQLGISENTAKFHVSNLLRKAGVTTRAELVALGAARVP; the protein is encoded by the coding sequence GTGACCGACGCCCCCGCCCTGCCTTCGCCGGCCTCCCGTGCACTCGTGATCGAGCACGAGCGCGTCGTCGCGGAGCAGGCCGACCGGCATGCCGTGACCCTCGAATCCGTGCTGGCAATCCTGCGGTCCACCCGTCTCGACGACCGCGCTGCTCGCGCCCTCGCGATCGAGGCCGCCGCGGCCGCTCTCGTCGTGCTGCGCACCTCGACCGACAGCCAGCGCAGCGCGCTGCTCGAGCCCGTCACGGGCGCCTTCGCGCGCCTGCGCAGCGACCTACGACCCCTCGTTCGTCACGGCGATCTCGACGTGCAGTTCGTCGAGCCGCCGACCACCGGCCGGGCGCTCCCTGGCGAGGTCGCGCATGAGGCGCGGGCGATCGTGCGCAGCGCCGTGCTGGCCCTGCTCGACCGTGGGGCACCGCACCGGGTGCGCATCCAGTGGGACTGCGACGGCCTGAACCTGCTGATCGGCATCCGCGACGACGGCGAGGGGCGTCTCACCGCGCACGACGATTCCCTGCGGCCGATCGTCGAGCGGGTGAGTGCGCTCAACGGGGCGTTCGACGTCGCCTCGACCCCGGGGTGGGGCTCCGAGTTGTCGGTACGGCTCCCGCTCGACCCTCCGGCGCGACCCGACTTCCTCGATGACGCGGTCGACCTCAGCCCCCGTGAGCGCGAGGTGCTGAGCCTCGTCGTCGCCGGCTCGCGCAATCGCGCGATCGCGACGCAGCTCGGCATCAGCGAGAACACCGCGAAGTTCCACGTGTCGAATCTGCTCCGCAAGGCCGGTGTGACCACGCGGGCGGAGCTCGTGGCGCTGGGGGCGGCGCGGGTTCCGTGA
- the hxlB gene encoding 6-phospho-3-hexuloisomerase yields the protein MPSSDAATVERSLSRIAAEVASVVDRLVAEPGDLDRVLDVLTGADRVFVLGAGRSGLALRMTAMRLMHLGLDVHVVGDTTTPAIRAGDALLTASGSGTTTGIVRAAETATNVGAKIAAITTASDSPLGRAADALVVVPAAAKLDRSGAASAQYAGSLFEQAVVLVGDAIFDALWQRSGLDADDLWPRHANLE from the coding sequence ATGCCCTCTTCCGACGCCGCCACCGTCGAGCGCTCCCTCTCCCGCATCGCCGCGGAAGTGGCATCCGTCGTCGACCGCCTCGTGGCGGAGCCGGGCGACCTCGACCGCGTGCTCGACGTGCTCACCGGCGCCGACCGCGTCTTCGTGCTCGGCGCGGGACGCTCGGGGCTGGCCCTGCGCATGACCGCGATGCGCCTGATGCACCTGGGCCTCGACGTCCACGTCGTCGGCGACACCACGACGCCCGCCATCCGCGCCGGAGACGCGCTCCTCACCGCCAGCGGCTCCGGCACGACGACCGGGATCGTGCGGGCCGCCGAGACGGCCACGAACGTCGGGGCGAAGATCGCGGCGATCACCACGGCATCCGACTCCCCCCTCGGGCGCGCCGCCGACGCCCTCGTCGTCGTCCCCGCCGCAGCCAAGCTCGACCGCTCGGGCGCGGCCTCGGCGCAGTACGCCGGCAGCCTCTTCGAGCAGGCCGTCGTGCTCGTGGGCGACGCGATCTTCGACGCCCTCTGGCAGCGCTCCGGCCTCGACGCCGACGACCTGTGGCCCCGTCACGCCAACCTCGAATAA